The window GACCGTAAACATATTTCTAATATCTCCTTTTTCTGTAGTTTGATACGTTGTTCCTTGCGCTCTCAAAACAATCGTTTCTACCTGTGTTCGGATAGCCAAAAGACTAACCATAGCTGTTATGAGTAAGAATAAAACAACAGAATATGCCCTCATACGAGTTGTGAACTTAAACTTTTGTTTTTTCTCAATTTCATTTCTTGACGCATAACGCACCAGTCCACGAGGTAAATCAAACTTATCCATTATCGAATCACAAGCATCAATACAAGCTGTGCAATTGATACATTCTAACTGTGTTCCATTTCTAATATCAATTCCTGTCGGACAAACCTCTACACACAAACTACAATCTACGCAATCTCCTCTTGGATCTTTTTCTCTTTCTATTGGGTCTTTTTCTCTTTTTCCTCTTCCTCTTGGCTCTCCACGCACTTCGTCATACGCTACTACAATAGAATCATTGTCTAATAAAACACCTTGTAAGCGTCCGTAGGGACAAATTGTAGTACAGACCTGTTCTCTCAAAAAAGCAAACACTCCATAGAAAAGTCCTGTAAAGACAAGTAAAGCCACAAACAAACTCAAATGCTCTGTTGGCGTATCTTCAAAGAGTTGCCAAAGCTCATCTACCCCAACAATGTAGGCTAAAAATGTATGACTTATCAGAAATGAAATCCCAAAAAATATGGAATGTTTGGCTGTTTTTTTACCTATTTTTTCAGCGTCCCACGCTTGTTTGTTTAACTTTTTTTGCGCTACTGCATCGCCTTCAATCAGATATTCAATTTTGCGAAAAACCATTTCCATAAAAATAGTTTGAGGACAAACCCAACCACAAAATAAACGTCCAAAAATGACTGTAAAAATCACTACAAAGACAATAAAGAGAAGCATTCCCAAGACAAACAAATGAAAATCTTGAGGTGTAAAAAGTTGTCCAAAAATCACAAAACGCCTAGAAAGCACATCAAACAAAAGCAATGGATTGCCATTTATTTTGATAAAAGGCGCACCAAATAAAAATGCAAGTAGAAAGGCTGCAACTACTTTCCTGTATAAATGAAACCTACCACTTGGAGCTTTCGGATAAATCCAAACACGCTTCCCAGAGGAGTCTATTGTCGAAATCGAATCTCTAAACCCGTCTTTGTCGTAATCGGTAACTTTATATTTTTTTTCTCTTTTTGGCTTTGGCGTTTCCATAACTTTAATGTATGATTTAATAGTAAGGAAAAGGCGTGCCTTTTCCTTACTATATTTTTTACTATTCTTTTATAGGTTCGTATTTCTCGCCTTGTGGGTCTTTTGCATTCGGTGGGTTAGAACCCTGCAATGACAAAACAAAACTAGCTACTTGCTGTATTTCTTGAGGTGAGAGCTGGTCTTGCCAAGCTATCATACCTTTTGAAGTAACACCATACTTGATAGTTTTATATACCGAACGAATATCGCCACCGTGCAACCAATACTCATCGGTAAGGTTAGGGCCTGAAAGTCCTTCTGCCTTTCCTCCGTGACAGGTTTTACATTTTTTGGCATAAATGCTCATTCCTTTTGTAACACCTGCTACATCAGCCAGCTCTACATTATTTTCATTGATGGCATTTGCCATGTCTGCCAAATATTGAGCTTTCAAAATATTTCCTTCTTGTACGGCTACCTCATATTCTTTAGGAGAATCTAGAGCAATTCCATTTGCATAGACATAGAGATAAATAACTCCCATGACGATAGTCAGATAGAAACCATATTTCCACCACGGTGGTAGGTCGTTGTCTAGTTCTTGAATACCATCGTAATCGTGATTCATCAGAACGGCTCTTTCAGGTTTGGCAGCATTAAACTTTTTCCAAAACCATTCAGTAAAGGACTCTGTTTCTTCTTCCACCACTTCGCCTTTAGCTATTCTATCTAGCCTAAGAACATATTTACTATGATTATATATAGAAATACTAGCCATCAAGACCAATATGACTATAAAAAGTGTAATCGTTGTTAGGATGACAACACCTAGTTCTAAAGGAGTGAAATCAGTAGAAATTCCACTTGTGTCTTGTGAAAAACTGTTTTGGGACATTAAGAAAAATACCATTGTTAGAAAAGCAAGTTTCTTTTTGGGTATATTTTTTTGATTGAATAGATTATATATTTTCTGTTTCATTTGTATGGGTATTTGGAGTAAATGAATTAGAAGTAGCGTCTTCTAAGGGAAGGCTTTCCCAGTGTGCTACATTTGATTTTTTAGCCGAATAGACATTGACAAGCATTATCACAAAGACAGAAAAGAAAATTATCACGCCCATAATTGGATAAATATCAATACCTTCAATGGCTCTTGCTACGTCTTTATACATTGTTTTTATATTTTTTATCCTCAACGACGCTTTCAAGCTCGTTGACGGTTGTGTAAAATAGGTAGAGGTAAACCGTCGTTGAGGCTCAAAATGCAGCCGTCAACGAGGGTTTTTAAAATTATTTTTTAGGCAAATATTGAGGAGCAACTTTCTTTACATCTGTCCCCAAACGTTGCAGATAGGCAATCATTGCAATAATTTCTCGGTCAGATTTGACTTGAATATTATCTTTTGCCAATCGTTCCTGTATTTCAGCTGCCTGTTTTGCCATATCCTCATGAACTTCTTTTTCAAATCCTTTTGGATATGGTACGCCCAACGCTTGCATAGCTTTTATTTTTCTCTCGGTAAGAGATGTATTTAACTGATTTTCAATCAGCCAATAATAGGCTGGCATAATCGAACCAGGTGAAGTAGATTGAGGGTCGTACATGTGGTTGAAGTGCCAAGAGTCTGGCATTTTTCCACCCTCACGCTGCAAATCTGGCCCTGTACGTTTAGAACCCCACAAGAACGGACGGTCATAGACAAACTCACCTGCTTTAGAGTAATCTCCGTAGCGTTCGGTTTCATCTCTGAAAGGTCGTATCATTTGAGAATGACAAACAGCACAGTTTTCACGGATATACAAGTCTCTTCCTTCCAATTCTAAAGGCGTGTAAGGCTTCACGGCTGCAATCGTCGGAACATTTGAACGAATCAAAAATGTAGGAACAAATTCTATAATTCCACCAATAAGAATCGCTACTGTACTCCAAAACAAAAGTTGTATTGGACGTTTTTCAATCCAAGAGTGCCAGTGTCCTCCTTTTTCTTTTTCTTGAACCTTGATAGCTGGAGCAGAGGCTTTTTCTTCTGGAACAAATTTTCCTTGTTGAATGGTCTGATAAATATTATAAATCATAATCAAGACACCAATTACATACAACAAGCCACCAAATGCACGCATATAATACATTGGTAAAATCTGAGTAACGGTTTCTAAAAACTCATATTTCAAGAAGCCAGCAGGTGTAAACTCTTTCCACATCAAACTTTGTGTCCAACCTGCCCAGTAAATCGGAATAGCATAGAACAAAATTCCTAATGTACCAATCCAGAAGTGAACGTTAGCTAGTTTTTTAGAGAAAAGATTAGTACTAAATAGGCGAGGCATCAGCCAATAAATCATTCCAAATGTAAGAAAGCCGTTCCAACCTAATGCGCCAACGTGTACGTGAGCAATTGTCCAGTCTGTGTAATGACTAATTGCATTTACATTTTTAAAAGAAAGCATTGGTCCTTCAAAAGTAGCCATACCATAAGAAGTAAGAGCGACTACCATAAATTTCAATACAGGGTTTTCACGTACTTTATCCCAAGCACCACGCAAAGTAAGAAGTCCGTTGAGCATACCACCCCAAGACGGAGCAATGAGCATCAATGAAAAGACTGTTCCTAACCATTGCGCCCAGTCTGGCAACGCTGTATAAAGCAAGTGGTGAGGACCTGCCCAAATGTAGATAAAAATTAATGCCCAATAGTGAATAATGGAAAGACGATATGAATAAACAGGACGGTTAGCTGCTTTAGGAACGAAGTAATACATCAAACCCAAATACGGTGTTGTGAGGAAGAACGCCACAGCATTGTGTCCGTACCACCATTGAACGAGTGCATCTTGAACTCCTGCGTAAAGCGAATAACTTTTAGTAAGTGAAACAGGATATTCCATTGAATTTACAATGTGTAGAACTGCTACTGTAACGAAAGTAGCTATGAAGAACCAAATCGCTACGTAAAGATGTTGTTCTCTACGCTTGATGATTGTTCCCATCATATTGACACCAAAAACCACCCAAATAAGCGCAATCGCAATATCTAAAGGCCATTCTAATTCGGCATATTCTTTTGCTGTATTGTAACCTAAAAATAATGTCAAGGCAGCAAAAACGATAATCATTTGCCAACCCCAAAAGTGAATTTTACTAAGCAAATCACTAAACATACGAGCCTTACACAGACGAGGAAGTGCATAATATACGCCCATAAAAATACCATTTCCTACAAAAGCAAAGATTACGGCATTTGTATGCACAGCACGAACACGCCCAAAGGTAAAGTATTCGGTAAAATTGAACATTGGATGAGCCATTTGAAGGGCTGCCAGTAAGCCAACAAGCATTCCGACAACACCCCAAAACGTAGTCGCATAAGCAAAATTTCTAACAATCGTATTGTCATAAGAAAAATGCTCTAGCTCTAAGCCTTCCCATTTTTTCTTTTTAGGAGGACTTTCTTGTGTGATTTGATTGGAGGTTTGATTTTCCATAGAGATAAAGTATATATAGATTGAAATACAAAATGTAAAGTTTTCCTGATTGAATAGATTTTAGTTGAGATGTTCGGTTGTGTTATTTTCTCCTGTTTCGGAATCGCTATATGTATCGTCAAATAAAATTCGCATACTTGGTGTGTAAGTGTCTTCGTATTGGTTGTCTTTGACTGACCAAAAAAAAGCAGCCAAAAAGCCTAATGCCACGACCAAACTACACACGACCAAAATTATCAGCACTTGCATATTTTTATTGATTTTAGAGTGATTAAGACAGCAAATGCCATCTTTTTTGGTTTTCTATGTTACAAATGTAGAGGATGAGGAAAGCGAAAAACAGGAGAGTATTCAGATAAAAAGATGACTTTTGACAGGTTTTGGAAATTATTATTTAGCAATAAAAAAAACACCTTCCATTTTTCTGAAAGGTGTTATGATATAAGTCGTCGTTGAGGCACTGACAAGAGCAGAGAATATGAAGCCAACAATGTTATAGCTTTTGAGAAGGTATTTTTTTACTTTCTCAACTTCTGTACTTTTTGAACAATACGTGCAAACGTACCTGTTTGTGTATCTGAAATAACATCTGTATCATTCACAAATCGAATGTTTTCAACAGTATAGAAAGCGTTGGGGTTATGCTTTTGAATGAGCTTGATAAACTTGGTAAGTTCCTTTCGTTTGACCACTGAAAAAAGAATACTTACTTCGCCATGTTTTCCTTCTGCTTCCACATGTGTAAAACGATAATTAGAGTTTTTCAGAGCTTCTGTTAAATTAGTGGCTGTTCGGCTAGTAATAATTCTGACCATTGCCATTCCTAAGGCTATACGCTGTTCCAAGTAAATCCCTAGATAATTTCCCATTGCAAAACCTGTTGCATACGCCAAGTACGACATTACATTATTTAAGTTTTGCATAATTTGTCCGATAGCCAAAAGCCATATAAACGCCTCTACAAAACCAATTATGGGAGCAATATTGCGCCTGCCCATTGTTACTAGCACAATACGTAAGGTAGAAAGACTAACATCGGTTAGCCTCGCCAAAAAAATCAAAAAAGGCAAAATAATATAACCAAATATCCAGTCCCAGTTTTGAGAAAACCAGTTTTCCATAACAAAATGAGTGTTTCTTCAAGTAAAAATTTACGGCAAAGGTCGGTAATTGTCTTTTATTAAAATACCTCAAAAGCTGACAAAGTTCATTTTTTAAGGACTTTTTTAGATATAATTTTGTCATTATCTAAAAACTATCACGTTGAAGTTATGGCAACACTAGCAGCACCTCCACCAGCAGAAGCAGCTCAAAAGGCAAAAGAAGTAAAAGAAAACCACGCTTGTTTTCATTGTGGCGACAAATGTCCTCCTAAGCCTATTTTATACGATGAAAAGGCGTTTTGCTGTTCGGGCTGTCAAACGGTGTATAGTATTCTTTCTCAAAACGGACTAGAAAGTTATTATGCTCTTGAAAAAGCTGGAATTTCTCCCAAACTCAATCAAAATCCAGAACAATTTGCGTATTTAGACAATCAAGAACTGATTGCCCAGTTAGTAGATTTTACCGATGGAAATTTTACTCGTATTACATTTAATCTACCTCAGATTCATTGTGCTTCTTGTGTGTGGCTATTGGAAAAACTACCTCATCTTTTTGAAGGCGTACAGGATTCTAAAGTCAATTTTTTGAGAAGGGAAGCGAATGTTAGTTTTTATGCTGATAAAATTTCCCTTCGAAAGCTCGTCGAAGCTCTTTCTTCGTTGGGCTACACGCCAGATTTAAAATTAGAATCTAAAAACAAGAAGAAAAAAAACACACTACCTCCTAATTTTTTACTGCGTTTGGGAGTGGCTGGATTTTGTTTTGGAAACTTGATGCTACTTAGTTTTCCTGAATATTTGGGTCTGCCGATTGCAGAAGACGAGTTTCCTCGTTTTTTTGGTTACTTGAATATTTTACTTTCTCTGCCTGTGTTGCTTTTTAGTGGGGCAAATTATTTTAAAGATGCTTTTTATGCTCTACGACACAAAACATTAAACTTTGACGTACCGATTGCACTTGGTATTTCGGCTCTTTTTGGGCGAAGTATCTATGAGATTTTGAGCCACACAGGCGCAGGATATTTAGATTCTTTGGCTGCTCTTATCTTTTTACTTCTGATAGGACAATGGTTTCAACGCCGAACCTTTGATAGTATTTCTTTTGAAAGAGATTACCAGTCTTATTTTCCTTTGGCTGCTCTTTTAGAAACGGAAGAAGACCATCAAAAAATTATAAGGTCAGTTTCTTTGTCTGATTTGAAGATAGAGGATATTGTTATTGTAAAAAACGGACAGCTTATCCCAGCTGATGGAGAACTTTTGGAGGGAAAGGCACAGATAGATTATAGCTTTGTGAGTGGGGAAACCAAACCCATAGAGGCAAAACAAGGCGAACGCCTCTATGCAGGGGGAAGGCAGTGGGGCGAACCGTTGCGTATAAAACTTCTCAAAACCGTTTCACAAAGTTATTTGATGCAACTTTGGAACAATGAAGCCTTTGACAAAGACAATAATCATTTACTCAAAAACCTAACACAGCGTTGGGGTAGAAATTTTACCGTTTTTGTACTTGTAGTGGCGTTTTCTAGTGCTGGATATTGGCTTTATGCAGCAGGTTGGGAGGCTGCAATTAATGTTTTCACTTCGGTCTTGATTGTGGCTTGTCCGTGTGCATTGGCTTTGAATGCTCCTTTTGCCTTCGGAAATGCTAGACAGATTTTGGCAAAACATCTCTTTTTCTTAAAAAATACAGATGCCATTGAAGGATTGGCAACGAAAAAAGCTCATTTAGTTTTTGATAAAACTGGAACACTTACTACCTCTACACCAAAAGCCATTTGGAAATCATTAGAACCATCGACAACAGACTTAGAAATAGAAGAAAAACAAATTTTGGCAGCTCTTTCTTCAGCTTCTTTGCATCCAGTCAGTAAAGCAATCTATGAAGCTGTTTCTGATTTTGGAGAGGGAATAATGTATGACTTTGAGGAAAAAATAGGCTTTGGAATTGAAGCAAAAACAAGACAACAGAATCAAGAAACTATATGGAAAATTGGAAATGCAGCTTTTGTAAATTATGAAGCAGAACATCAAAAGGATAAAAATTCAAAAGTTTTTGTAAGTAAAAACGATATCGTAAAAGGCTATTTTGAGCTTTCTAATCCTTTGCGTAAAGATATTTTTGTTTTGTTGGATGATTTTAAAAAACAAAATTTCAATCTCTCTTTACTTTCTGGTGATAACGACTTTGAAAAACTTCGTTTTGTAGATATTTTTGGAACAAAAAATCTTCATTTCAATCAAAAACCAATAGACAAACTTAGTTTTCTTAGAAAATTAACATCTCAAAACACAGAATCTGTCTTTATGATTGGCGATGGCTTAAATGATGCAGGAGCGTTGAAACAATCTGACTTTGGTATTGCGATAAGCGAACACCAAGAACAATTTTCTCCTGCTTGTGATGCCATTTTGAGAGCTGAAGCCTTACCAAAACTAGCTAGGTTTATGAAATATGCTCGCCAAACAATAAATGTGGTGCGTTTTGGGCTTGTAGTTTCGCTATGTTATAATTTGGTCGGACTTAGTTTCGCTGTAAGTGGTACACTATCTCCTTTAGTAGCTGCTATCTTGATGCCTCTTTCTTCTGTGAGTGTGGTGGGTTTGGGAGTGTTTCTGACTTGGTTTTTGAGTAGAAAGCTTTAAATTACAATTTAATTTAAAAACCATCCAAATGTACAAAACTATTCTAGCAGTTCTGCTCACCATTCTGTTATCTAACATTTCACTAGCACAGGTAAATGAGAAAGAAATTGAAGCTGATTTACAGCAGATGATAAATGATATTTCAGATTATTATGTTTATTTAGAAGATAAAAATATAGAATTATCGTGTATAGAAAAAAATTATAAAGAAAAGATTAAGAACATCAAAACTAAGACAGATGTCATCTTGCTGTTTGAGAATTTGTTGAATGAGTTCTACGATAGTCATCTTATTTTAAATACAAACACAAAATCTTCTTATCGTTTGTACTCTCCTATTTACGCTACTTTTCAAAACGAAAAAGCGATTATTACGAATGTATGGCAAACTGAATTAGAAAATATACCTAAAGATATAATTGAAACTCAAATACAAAAAATCAATGGTATTGAGATAGAAAAAGTAATAGCTAGTTTTCCTACTCATTGCCAAGACAAAAAGAACCCTAAGGTAAGAGAATGGATACTCAATAAAATACTAGCAGGAAAATACAATGAACCAAGAATACTTACACTACAAGCAAAAAATAATTCTATCATACATCTTGATTTAGATACACTTCAAACAAAAAAATATACTACTCTAGCAGATAGTTACAAAAAAAACAACATAGGAGTTATCAAGATAAATAACTCGTTAGGCAACAATAATCTCATTGAAGTATTTGATAGTTTGATCAATCAATTAATGGATACAGACGGTCTAATTATAGACCTTAGAAATACTGTTGATGGAGGAAACTCATACGTTGCTCGTGCTATTATGGGAAGATTTATCAATAGTTCACAACCTTATCAAGTGCATGAGTTGGAAGAGCAGTACGATGGCAAAACAAAAGTAGATAGAAAATGGGTAGAATATGTAAACCCAAGAGAAAACCAGTACAAAAAACAAGTTGTAGTTTTGGTAGGAAGATGGACAGGAAGTATGGGCGAAGGCATTACAATAGGTTTTGATGCTATGCAGCGAGGAAGTATTGTGGGAACAGAAATGGAACGTTTGGCTGGGGAGATGTCGTATTTTCCTTTTCAAGATCAAAATTTTGGATACAGACTATCAGTAGCAAAGTTATCTCATACAAATGGAACTCCTAGAGAGAATTATGTTCCTACAAAATATGTACGACAAACCACAACACAAATAGATGAAACGCTGCAAGAGGCAATAAAACTTCTTAAAAAGTAAACTACCTTGATTTCTGATAGAAATCAAGGTATGAAAACATTCTATCAAGTAATTTCTTAGAAAGTATAACCTACATTAATATTCAAAACGTGTTTGAACTGAATGGCTCGTTTGGGTGCTTCTTCGTCGTCCTGTGGAATCAAAACGTCGTGGTCGTAGATAAGCTGTGTAGCAAAACTGGTAGTAAGATATTTATTTATTTTAAAAACAATTAGATTCTCCCAGTTTACGTCTATTTGTGTGAGTGTTTCATAGTTAGCAAAAAGATTGAGAGTAGAGGTAAGTTTTACATTTTCCATCACATCGTATGTCAAGTTGGCATCGAAGTTAGAACCAAATTCTGAGCGAATATTTTGTCCTTCTTCTACTCCAAAAGCTCCAATATTTGCCAAAGAATCATTCATCACAAAAGTAAACTTAGCAGCTACTGGCGAATAACGCATACTAAAAATTTTGGTTTCGTAACGAATACCTGTCGCAAATAGCAAATACCCAGGAGAAAGAAGATTTGAAATGAGCTGTCCTTGTTGTTCTTTTCCTAAAGAATCTCTATCAAAAAAATAACCAGGAGCCATTTGAGTACGGAAACTTACTGATGTTCCACTACTCCAGTTTTTACCTAAGTTGTAGTTATATTTTGAATCAAACTGAAAGTTATCATCTGTTTTCTTAAAGAGATTGAAATCACTTTTTCCAACTCTTGCCATTCCATATTGCACCAGAAGGTTGTTTTCCCAAGACGACTTTTCTGTTTTGCGAGTAGCATTGAAATTAAAAATTCCACCTAAAGCAATAGAACTTTGTCCACCTCCTGCCCAGTTACTCAACCCTACGTTTGAAAACGTAGCAGAGATAGAACCACTTTTTTTCCAAATTTCTACTTTTTTTACAGGAACAGTAGCAATGCCGTCAGTTGTTACATTGGTAGTATCTTGTGCAGAAACAGAATAACAAATAAAGAGAGAAAGTAAAAATACGATAGAGAGCGTGTTGATATATCTCATAAGGAATAGTTAAAATATTAGAAAAATACAATAAAATCATTCTAAGTTTAAATAAGTAAACTAAGAACGTTATCTCAACTATCAAAAACAGTACAGTTTTTTACTTTATTAAGAAAAAATTATTTCTTTTTGCTTTCCGACTGAACTTCAATGACAAGTTTGTCTAAAAATTTGACAAGATTCTCTATATCCTGTGGAGTTTGATTATAAAAAATTTGCTTTTTAGAGCTTTTCCCTTTTGCAATCTCTAAAGTCGTCATGGGAATATCAAACGGACGGTTGAAACCCACAGCATCAGTTTCTAAAAACTTACTTTCAGTGATAAGCTGTTGAAGTTCTTGATAGGCATCATCTGGAAGTCGCATCTGAATGAGTCCAACAACAGAAGTATATTCTTTTCCATTAAAGACTATCATTTGGTTTTCATCAATCTTTAAAGTATAGACAGGACAGCGACCCTTACACGCCGATTTTGAGTAGTTCAACTCAAAGAAATTATCTTTTTTAGAGGATTTACAAGAAAAAAATAAATTACTACAAAGAAATAGTGAGAAAAATAAACTGAATATAAAAAAATAGTTTTTCATTGATTATTGAATTAGGGTTGAAAATTATTCCAAAAAACTATCAGAAGTTTTTTCCAAAGATACAGAAAATCGTTTTTCCAAAAGTGTGTACAGCCAATAAACTAGCCAAGCCATCAAAATTCCTGCTACTGCGCCAGCCAAAATATCACCCACATAATGTACTCCCAAATACACACGAGAATATGCTACAAGTGCAGCCCACACAAGAGAAGCATAACGCAAAACCTTAACCCATTTTTTTTTAGAAAAACGCTTTAACGAAAGAAATACAAACCAAGCAATGCTAAAGGTAGTAGAAGCATGAGAAGAGATAAAACCATACTTTCCACCTCTATAATCTCTCAAAATATGCACTAAGTTTTGAATTTCTGGACTATGAGAAGGACGAAAACGCTCAAAAAACGGCTTGCAAAGCCCTGAAGCAAAATAATCAGATAATCCCACAGCGATAAGAATCCCTACCACAATTTTCCAAAAATGTTTTACACCAAAAAGTTTATAAAAAATAAAAATAAGTCCTAAATAAATAGGAATCCATGTGTATTTTAGAGAAACGTACCACATCACATCATCTAAAAAAGGGTGGTGTAGTCCGTTGAGAAAAAGTAAAAGTTGTTTGTCTAGTTGGTCTAGTTTTTCTAGGAAGGTCATATTTTATATTACGAGTAATTTTTATATAGACTGATTGAATAAGTTAGCTTTAATAGAGTTTGAATTTCTTTTCTGTGCTGTCGTTTATCTTCATTATCAAGACACTGTTATCAAAACGAATAGAATCAATACTTTCTCCGTTTAACAACTCGTCAGATTCAT is drawn from Bernardetia sp. and contains these coding sequences:
- a CDS encoding DUF3078 domain-containing protein; amino-acid sequence: MRYINTLSIVFLLSLFICYSVSAQDTTNVTTDGIATVPVKKVEIWKKSGSISATFSNVGLSNWAGGGQSSIALGGIFNFNATRKTEKSSWENNLLVQYGMARVGKSDFNLFKKTDDNFQFDSKYNYNLGKNWSSGTSVSFRTQMAPGYFFDRDSLGKEQQGQLISNLLSPGYLLFATGIRYETKIFSMRYSPVAAKFTFVMNDSLANIGAFGVEEGQNIRSEFGSNFDANLTYDVMENVKLTSTLNLFANYETLTQIDVNWENLIVFKINKYLTTSFATQLIYDHDVLIPQDDEEAPKRAIQFKHVLNINVGYTF
- a CDS encoding DUF6438 domain-containing protein; protein product: MNYSKSACKGRCPVYTLKIDENQMIVFNGKEYTSVVGLIQMRLPDDAYQELQQLITESKFLETDAVGFNRPFDIPMTTLEIAKGKSSKKQIFYNQTPQDIENLVKFLDKLVIEVQSESKKK
- a CDS encoding phosphatase PAP2 family protein: MTFLEKLDQLDKQLLLFLNGLHHPFLDDVMWYVSLKYTWIPIYLGLIFIFYKLFGVKHFWKIVVGILIAVGLSDYFASGLCKPFFERFRPSHSPEIQNLVHILRDYRGGKYGFISSHASTTFSIAWFVFLSLKRFSKKKWVKVLRYASLVWAALVAYSRVYLGVHYVGDILAGAVAGILMAWLVYWLYTLLEKRFSVSLEKTSDSFLE